A single window of Usitatibacter rugosus DNA harbors:
- a CDS encoding DUF6502 family protein codes for MLRALARVLRPVARLLIAGGVPIQAASESLKRAYVEAAQRHFGEEAGTDSRLSLLTGINRKEVRRLTTPAADEWGPESVTSFASAVYTAWTLREEWRGADGKPRALPLRGEGSFDVLVKGVTRDLRPSSVLAELVRLGYAETGVDDTVRPVGDAFLSQREFTDRLGPLAENLQDHADAAVANVLGASPPFLERTLFGDELSEESAKVLHEEARAHWKRVHDELIARADVLEAEDQRLGRPATTRIRVGVYVYVETPSGDATASPQKKESDED; via the coding sequence GTGCTCCGCGCCCTCGCCCGGGTGCTGCGGCCGGTCGCGCGCCTGCTGATCGCGGGCGGCGTGCCGATCCAGGCGGCGAGCGAATCGCTGAAGCGGGCGTACGTCGAAGCGGCCCAGCGCCACTTCGGCGAGGAGGCCGGGACCGACAGCCGCCTCTCGCTGCTCACCGGCATCAACCGCAAGGAAGTGCGCCGGCTCACCACGCCCGCCGCGGACGAATGGGGCCCGGAGTCGGTGACGTCGTTCGCTTCGGCCGTCTACACCGCGTGGACCCTGCGCGAGGAATGGCGCGGAGCGGACGGCAAGCCCCGCGCGCTGCCCTTGCGAGGCGAGGGGTCCTTCGACGTGCTGGTGAAGGGTGTGACGCGCGATCTCCGGCCCTCGTCGGTGCTGGCCGAGCTGGTGCGGCTGGGTTACGCCGAGACGGGCGTGGACGACACGGTGCGGCCCGTCGGAGACGCGTTCCTCTCGCAGCGCGAGTTCACCGACCGGCTGGGTCCCCTCGCGGAAAACCTGCAGGACCACGCCGATGCCGCCGTCGCCAACGTGCTCGGCGCATCGCCCCCCTTCCTGGAACGCACTCTCTTCGGCGACGAGCTCTCGGAGGAGTCGGCGAAGGTGCTGCACGAAGAAGCCCGCGCGCACTGGAAGCGCGTGCACGACGAGCTGATCGCCCGCGCGGACGTGCTGGAAGCCGAGGACCAACGCCTCGGCCGTCCGGCCACGACGCGCATTCGCGTGGGTGTCTACGTTTATGTCGAAACCCCCTCCGGGGACGCGACCGCGTCGCCCCAGAAAAAGGAATCCGATGAAGACTGA
- a CDS encoding DUF3530 family protein, whose product MRTAIRTAVAILSCAATLAFAQDYEREKRWADEVEPGVVVGDAVWIPAASGRKFLALYAPAKEAKGALVIVHGAGVHPDHGLIGILRAKLTDMGYTTLSIQMPVLAADAKHEDYPKVFPDAFDRIARASAWLRERTPAKQVLVSHSMGAYMSNAYLDAAASSPFAAWVCVGRLGPFTGGARALAQPTLDIYGEQDFPAVLAGAEARRKALVGRGSRQTVIAAADHFFVRHEDELARAIDGWLAGALK is encoded by the coding sequence ATGAGAACCGCAATTCGCACCGCCGTCGCCATCCTGTCCTGCGCCGCGACGCTCGCGTTCGCCCAGGACTACGAGCGGGAGAAGCGCTGGGCGGACGAGGTCGAGCCCGGCGTGGTCGTGGGCGATGCCGTGTGGATTCCCGCGGCATCGGGGCGCAAGTTCCTCGCCCTCTACGCGCCGGCGAAGGAAGCCAAGGGCGCGCTCGTCATCGTGCACGGTGCCGGCGTGCACCCGGACCATGGCCTGATCGGGATCCTGCGCGCCAAGCTCACCGACATGGGCTACACGACGCTCTCCATCCAGATGCCCGTGCTCGCCGCCGATGCGAAGCACGAGGACTATCCCAAGGTATTTCCCGACGCGTTCGACCGGATCGCGCGCGCCTCGGCGTGGCTGCGAGAGCGCACGCCCGCGAAGCAGGTGCTGGTGAGCCACAGCATGGGCGCGTACATGAGCAACGCCTATCTCGATGCGGCGGCCTCGTCGCCGTTCGCGGCGTGGGTCTGCGTCGGGAGGCTGGGTCCTTTCACGGGCGGGGCGCGCGCACTGGCCCAACCGACGCTCGACATCTACGGCGAGCAGGATTTTCCCGCGGTGCTCGCCGGCGCCGAGGCGCGCCGAAAGGCCCTCGTGGGCCGTGGCTCGCGGCAGACCGTCATCGCCGCCGCGGACCACTTCTTCGTCCGCCACGAGGATGAGCTCGCACGGGCGATCGACGGGTGGCTCGCCGGAGCCCTGAAGTAG
- a CDS encoding TerC family protein, whose translation MEFFAFDWISDPAIWLSLITLAGLEIVLGIDNLVFIAILTNRLPEPQRPMARKVGLAMALGTRLILLAMLAWIVTLTEPLFTVLTLSISWRDVILIVGGVFLLVKATHEIHNEMEGEPEDKGPAQRGATFGMIVTQIAVIDIIFSLDSVITAVGMADQLWVMVLAVVIAMIIMLVASTPLANFVSAHPTVKMLALSFLMMIGVFLVADGLHFHIPKGYLYFSLAFSIAVEALNYWVRNRRKKAHAHP comes from the coding sequence ATGGAATTCTTCGCGTTCGACTGGATCTCGGATCCGGCGATCTGGCTTTCGCTGATCACGCTGGCCGGCCTCGAGATCGTGCTGGGGATCGACAACCTCGTGTTCATCGCGATCCTCACCAACCGGCTGCCGGAGCCCCAGCGTCCGATGGCCCGCAAGGTGGGCCTCGCCATGGCGCTCGGTACGCGCCTCATCCTGCTCGCGATGCTCGCGTGGATCGTGACGCTCACCGAGCCGCTGTTCACCGTGCTCACCCTGTCGATCTCGTGGCGCGACGTGATCCTCATCGTCGGGGGCGTCTTCCTGCTGGTGAAGGCCACGCACGAAATCCACAACGAGATGGAGGGCGAGCCCGAGGACAAGGGCCCCGCGCAGCGCGGCGCCACCTTCGGGATGATCGTGACGCAGATCGCGGTCATCGACATCATCTTCTCGCTCGACTCGGTGATCACCGCGGTGGGCATGGCCGACCAGCTCTGGGTGATGGTGCTCGCCGTCGTGATCGCGATGATCATCATGCTGGTGGCCTCCACGCCGCTCGCGAACTTCGTCTCCGCGCACCCGACCGTGAAGATGCTGGCGCTCTCGTTCCTGATGATGATCGGCGTCTTCCTGGTCGCCGACGGCCTGCATTTCCATATCCCGAAGGGCTACCTCTACTTTTCGCTCGCGTTCTCGATCGCCGTGGAAGCGCTCAACTACTGGGTTCGCAACCGCAGGAAGAAAGCACACGCGCATCCGTAG
- a CDS encoding DUF5666 domain-containing protein — MKTEPLALRRFGAILAIALLPGCLETKTGSNGTGSVPADGKSLVAGTVVSVEPFSVGLASLEPSTAVIRRDETTNAGVSSLRLGMNLEAAGTVTGPYGTVPVVLREGGAQSAVRGPVISVDAAAQRFTVATFTFVVDANTLYDGVAGFPGLASGAYVEVSGLPLADLRTILATRITQTAAPADGRISVSARIDSLSATGLSLAGILVPGISSGSFSPPPPIGGRARVNGNYNAAAVAITNEFVFLLPDFAPAASTTVELEGIALNVASNGSFVLRTPAHDYDIAAGAPGPTPISSGARVRVVATASSATSLMPTSVTAVGQIVYRVSGTVSDYTSLAALRVRGEPVDLTTAVIRGGNASDIANGRRLAIVGTAGPGALRVSEATLLP; from the coding sequence ATGAAGACTGAACCTCTCGCGCTCCGGCGCTTCGGCGCGATCCTCGCGATCGCCCTCCTCCCCGGCTGCCTCGAGACGAAGACCGGCAGCAACGGAACCGGCAGCGTGCCCGCCGACGGCAAGTCGCTCGTCGCGGGCACCGTCGTGAGCGTCGAACCGTTCTCGGTCGGTCTGGCCTCGCTCGAGCCGTCCACCGCGGTCATCCGCCGCGACGAGACGACGAATGCCGGCGTCTCGTCGCTTCGCCTCGGCATGAATCTCGAGGCGGCCGGTACCGTGACGGGCCCCTATGGCACCGTCCCCGTCGTGTTGCGCGAGGGCGGTGCCCAGAGCGCCGTGCGCGGGCCGGTGATCTCCGTCGACGCCGCCGCCCAGCGCTTCACCGTGGCGACGTTCACCTTCGTCGTCGACGCGAACACCCTCTACGACGGCGTGGCCGGCTTTCCCGGTCTTGCCTCGGGCGCCTACGTGGAGGTCTCGGGCCTGCCGCTCGCGGACCTGCGCACGATCCTCGCGACGCGCATCACGCAGACGGCCGCGCCCGCCGATGGACGCATCTCGGTCTCGGCGCGGATCGACTCGCTGTCGGCGACGGGCCTGTCGCTCGCCGGCATCCTGGTGCCCGGCATCTCGAGCGGGAGCTTCAGTCCGCCGCCGCCGATCGGAGGCCGCGCCCGCGTGAATGGCAACTACAACGCGGCTGCGGTCGCGATCACGAACGAGTTCGTGTTCCTGCTGCCCGATTTCGCGCCGGCGGCCAGCACCACGGTCGAGCTCGAGGGAATCGCGCTCAACGTGGCATCGAACGGGAGCTTCGTCCTGCGCACGCCCGCGCACGATTACGACATCGCAGCCGGTGCGCCCGGACCCACGCCGATCTCATCCGGGGCGCGCGTGCGCGTCGTGGCCACCGCGTCATCGGCCACGTCACTCATGCCGACCTCGGTGACCGCCGTGGGACAGATCGTCTATCGGGTGAGCGGTACCGTGAGCGACTACACGTCGCTCGCAGCGTTACGTGTGCGGGGAGAACCGGTGGATCTCACGACGGCGGTCATCCGGGGCGGCAATGCCTCGGACATCGCCAACGGACGGCGCCTCGCGATCGTGGGGACCGCGGGTCCCGGCGCACTGCGCGTGTCGGAGGCGACCCTCCTGCCCTGA